From the genome of Oxyura jamaicensis isolate SHBP4307 breed ruddy duck chromosome 2, BPBGC_Ojam_1.0, whole genome shotgun sequence:
ATATGTTTGGACTTCTGGAAACCAATTTCTCAACCTTTTGCTACTTCacctttaaaatgtataaaatattgcCCTGGTGTACATGCAAGTTTTGAGACTAAAACCTTTTAAACACTGAGATGGGGAGTGGAGAGAGTCAGGACAATCAATTAAGTTATATTTGTTGTATGTAATTCTTATTGTTTCCTGCTtagcacaaaaacaaatacctgTCTGTTACATGTACGGTTTCGTTTTTCATAACAAATGCAATTTCTGGTCTAAGACCAGTCTGCAGACATACATATCAATCAAGAAGGCAGttcatcaaaagaaaatttatcaaaaataatttaagttctGTACGTCATTATTCCATATCTTCATAAGTCTCCATAATTTattatattcagaaaacaaatgtaactATTCCCTATCAGTTAGATGGTGATTGTACTTTCTTGAATGAGGTATTATCTTTCTGTAGTTGGGACTAGCAATATTGATGTTCTTGTGTAGTAAAAGGTAACTGTGTTTAGTCCACAAAACTGATAGAGcagataaatgcaaaatatgttaCTCTTTGTGTATTGCACTGACagaaatgtgtatgtgtgtgtttgaaaTCAAAAGTGCTtgaaatttgtttgttttagtgttttaaaCATAAGCACCAAAATCTGCAACCTAGGCTGCTTTTCACTGTCCCAGGTTAAAGTCAGGCTTGAAATCTGTCTTCAGTTATGACAGGtagattctgtttttttttttttttttttcaaaaacattttaatttaaatttgacAGCACTGGTTGTTATTTTCCTCATGCATCCTTCTGGATGCATGGCTGTGCACTGCACTGGCAAAATATTCAGCATTTGGACTTGGCGCTCCTGTACAAATCAGGTGGTGCAGCTTCTCTGCTAGACAAGAGAAGGTCAAAGAGGTAGGAGGGGGACATGGAACTCATCAGTACCAATTTTATGGATTTTTAAGATAGTTTTCACTAAGAAGTATAACTGCGATTGATACGCTTTGAAGGGAGTAGCTGACACAGTGGTTCTGGTTGGTAATGTGTTAGATGGTTGCATTCAGCTCCGTCCTTACTGACATTTGGAAATATGTCATCTGATTAAACTTATCCATAATGTCTGAGTGCACTTAAGGTACAATGAGCTTTGTAAgaaattcattctgaaaatgcatGAGAACTCTTGACTTACACATCAATAGGAGTGCactagtttttattattattattattatttcatttgaacttagcttttcccttctttattaTGTACAGAAAACCACCTTGTGACCATTTGAAATCATGCCTTAGCAAACGTTACTTCTGTTGAGTCAACTCAACTTGCCTTTTACATTCTTCTGGTAATCATAGTTTTAGTTTTTCTCACTTCCCTATTTCAcacagttttctctttcatttttcactcgTGGCTTGATCTACATTGTCTGGGGAAGACAAAGGCAGAAATTTTATTCACAAAATTTATTATGATGATAACTGATAGTACTGCAATAGGATTAATTAAGATTGCAGAGAACTTGACAAAATAACTGAATATTCCCTGAAGACATGTGACTAAGGATGACTATGCTGAATTCTTGTTCCTCTTTCCCCCAAATGAAGCGTTCTGTCCCATACCGATCAAAATAAGTAACCATGTTTgggcttgtttttttcattttgttcaccCCTGGAgtcagtggatttttttgtaCGTCGTCAGATCTAGAAATGTCATATACTTTTTGTGGTAagtaaaaaatagtttattctTTTCTTACTGGCTTGTACACAATAATTATGGCAGTCTAAGGAAatgtgagcatttttttttctgatttgtttctttgatgaatataaaaaatataaataagaatttCAGCTGACGTATATTTCTGTTATTAATCCCCCTATTATGAGAATTATGCAGCATAGGTGTAAATATTACCACAATGATGGCTACAGCAGCTAAGAGAGAAGTTGTTTACTGCTAAGTAAAGCAGACATGTTTTGATtcaggaaaaactgaaagataaaAGATTTAAACTTATTTTGCAACTGGTGTATTGTATAAAATATCCACATTTATGTAACCAATAACTTACATTCAAAAGCTTTAACTTTAttgaaaaaaaggcagaagactGCATTGGGCTGGAGGATCAGAGAAGCTCTGGGTCAACAAAGcttctctcttcctcatttGCCATCTCTGAGACATAGGCCACTGGATCTGTGTagtttactgctttttttcattgattCTGCAACAATTAGGCACTTCATGGCTGTGAGTGCTAGGCAGGCTCAGTATTCCCATGTGAACTCAACAGCAAAAAGGTGGGATTTTTAGGAGATATTTCACAAGGAAATGACTATGGAAATCTTTGTGCATTACTTATGTGTATTACCCATAAAATAGCTATATAAAACAAGACACAAGAGGGAAGGTTTATTCTGTGTACTTTGCTTGATGttaacacacattttaaaaatgtaacaagtATAAAAGTGGCTATACCTAAGCTTACAAATCGAGCCTTTGGGACCAGGGTGTGTTTTGTTTGACCTTTTTTCTATCATAATTTCCTGTATGTAGTTATGATAAGAACACGAGTGACAATTACCAGCTGTCAGACAGTTTCCCTTGGCACATCCCTTGCTTTATCCCCCAAATAGAAGACAGAACTCACTGTAATCATGATGAAATAAATCACTGTTGCTACCTGAGGCCTTCAGCTAGCCCCAGGCAATATGCAAGCTTATAGTTTCAATGGTTAGTATAAATCAGCATATTTTCATCAGAGGTCCATGTTGGCATAATGctaataaaaaatgtgtaactTCAAAGAAGAAGTAAGCATAGTTTTGCCTCTGAGTGTTTGAgtacaaaatataaatgtaaaatgtaaaatataaactgtttctttttactACTTAACTCAAAGTAATGTGATACTACTTTTGTCTTCTAAGcatgaaaataatcagaaatatCACTTTAAGATATATTTAATGTGTACTATGGATAATTAGATAACATAACTTTATAATATATAccttatattaaatatatttttattgtgtttgtgtttaatataagtgtatacatacatatgtttTTAACATGTCACTGGAGAAAACTGTTCACACTAATAACACGAAATAATTTTATCCTGTAGATTCTGCAGCTCATGATTTCATGTTTAATGTGACACCTTGCACCATGCTGAACACATCCATCTGGCATGCTGCTCTTACCTGGGTTCCAAGTGAGTCACTCGTGCCTAGAGAATTATATTCtccaaatgcaaaaaaaaaaaaaaaaaaaaaaaaaaagagagagagagagagtgcaGGCAGAAGGATTATACTTTATACTATATGTCGAATTATTTAGGAGATAAGTTTCTGTGATTAACAATGGAATAGATGAACTACAGTGATGGACAGAAATTATGATTTCTAAACCATTTGTGGGAATAAGTGTGTTTGAATTTGACTTGTTTGAGCATTTTCCAGAACTCAGCACACTGACTGGCATTATACATGCAAACTTGAGACAGTTCAGGTACTTCTGGTGAAAAGAGACAATATTTTGCAACACATAAGCTCTTCTGGTCTGAAAAAGATACAAGCcattttaaggagaaataaaatccaagcaTGGCAGGAATTCTGCTAAGAATATGCGTACTCCAGAAGCTGGAAATGTGGTAATGGATTGTTGTGTGCAGACCCAGCTTTAAAACACTCTTTAAACACAGCTTTAAGCCAGTAAATTGTGTTAGTTAAGAAACAGCTATATCATAAATTTCACATCCTCAGTAAAAGCTCTGGAGGTGTGCTGAGATTGCTTCCATAGAAAGATACCTTTACGATGGCTACAAGCAATCAGCACAGATTGTCTGTAATAATTGCTCACAGCTACAGGCGTGGGACCTCCAGAGTTCTCATGTGGGGATTTATTTGGATGAGCTGTGGAGCTGAGTGAACTCTATTGTCTTTGCTGAATAAATTAGAACAGATTGTGAAATTTGTCACTCAAATATTTCTTAAGTTTGGTGCTTTTTGgtaagaaaacaacttttttttttttttctggaaattacagttttcaagatatgcatttttgttaatttgGGGGAACTCTGAAAAATccatatttcagagaaaaataatgtttatttaaatagtgTTTGTCTGTGCATGTGCTTCTCCTACCTGCCAGTTACCTTTTTCTTACTTGCAATGTCTCAACTAGAAAGTGACATTGCCTTTTTGAAGGTAGTCTTCACTGTCTGGTATGATGGTGCCAAAGCGTTACACTGGAAAGAAATTCTTTGCAGTGGGGCCGACGATGAGTACTATGTGTGTGAAACGCTGAAAGGAGGTCAgtatgaaaaatacatctttcccTTACCTTGCAGGTTGCCCCCTCAACAGGGGCATAACCTACTCCCTATTAAGTACTTACTACtaatcagattttttaaaagagtaatTGATCAACCCATGCAGATAGATTAAATGGAGTTTCCAACTTCTGTTCTTTAGTGTCTTCATGTGGTGGTTTCCATCTCTGTAAATTGGGATTGATAATATCTTTTACCACATTATGACACTTTAATTGTTAAACAACTTTAAAATGACATGGAAAGACCATATATGACTGGACTGCACACAAAACTTGAGAGGATCTAGGGACACTACCATCTTACAGACAACAGCTTATTCACATAAATGTATGGATGGTGTTTTGGAGATACTCTCTCCATctatgtgtaattttttttttttgtattagaGAAGAGTCAATACTGTTTTAGGTGCTAACTAACATTAACATGCCAAAGTCTCTGATGCAGAGAATTCAGGATATCATTATAAAAGCCAAAAAGACCAGGACAGAGCTCAAAATATGCTGtccacattttcctttatttgtaaGTGAGTATCAGATCTCTTCAGTTATCATTTGTCTGAACTACTATTACAAGTTAAATTATTGGATTTATCACAGTAGGGTGGGATGGTAGAAGATGTTGCAGTGgctttctgattattttctattttctaacaTGTGGTTTAGACAAATAGTCAGAGTTCTAGAAGAATAGAGAGGTGAAGGCCTGGAAGAGTAAATGGCATTGGAAGTGCTGCTGAGAGATGCGCTATGTTGAAGTTATTCAGAAAGATTCATTGATGGCTTGATGATTAAATAACCATTTATATTGTAATTCtctctgttttacagaaacaaTTGCAACAACATTtgacattaaaggaaaaagaacaatattTCCAAAGGTACTTTTCCACATTGTATATAAATAGTGATAAAATAACatacttcatagaatcatagaatcacagaatcacagaatggtttgggttggaagggaccctaaaggATAATTTTGTTCaaacctcctgccatgggcagggacacctcccaccagaccaggttgctccaagccccatccagcctggccttgaacacctccagggatggggcaaacacagcttctctgggcaacctgtgtcagtgcctcaccaccttcacaataaagaatttcttcttaacacctaatctaaatttcccctcatttagtttaaagccactaccccttgtcctatcactacaccctCTGAAAAAGAGTCCCCccttcagctttcctgtaggccccctttaggtactggaaggctgctgtacggtctccccagagccttctcttctccaggctgaacagccccaggtctctcagcctgtcttcataggagaggtgctccagcttctgatcatccttgtggccctcttctggacccactctaacaaGTCTATGTCTTACATTAATATATTTGGTGGAAAGATAAGTTCACCCAAACTGTAGCATCTGTCAGAAAACTTTCTTATGCTTGAAAGGATGAGTCCAGATTGATAATATCTCTGAAATGTTAGATGTTTTCAGGTTATTATTCTTCTATCATTCCTCctttattttacaaaagaaaagatcAAAGATATAAGTTAATGTCACCTTTATTGTTCCATTTCATTTggtaaattatttctgtttccctgTTCATATTCTTTCTGCCCATTACGCTTTCTCTTAGTTTCTCTTGCTGATCTCTTCCTCCCTGAAACCCTTTTCAAAGATTTGAATAGGGATAACAATATCTAAAAGTAAAAGCAATGGTCCAGTGTTAAACCAGAAGCAGCCATTGTCCTTGAGTTAGCCTGACACCTTCCTCATCAACTTGAGCCTTCCCAAGAACCTAACGTTCGCTTTAGCAACAATATTTATCCCCACAAATGTCACTAAGGAACCCCAGCTAATAGAAAATCTTTGGTCTTCCCTTAACTCAAAGTTCATGGGCCCTTAAAGGGATTGAACCACACCTGAGCAACTCTTCCAGCCTTAGAGCTGGCAGTAGACAGTAATTGTCTCTGCCATAACCAGTCCTCTTAGATGAGGTGCTTATGGCACATGTGACACTTCCTGATGGGACTCTGCCCATCACAGCCTTTACTGGAAACTCTGACAAGCCTCCCAGTCTTTAGTCCTATGAGCCcttcagctcccagctgctcatCACCGGTTTGTTGTATCCAAAGAGGAAGGTGGCAATGTGTCAAAGGAGGTATGGTAAGACCTGAGTTCAGTAGGAGCCACCAAGATATCTTTTGTCCTGATGCCTATTAAGTCTGTCTGTGCAAGGGTGTGAAGACAGACAACAGATAAACCTAGGATTATGCTGCTTTTCAAGTCAGACTGCTGGATGTAGATAAGCAGAACTGTAGGTCTGGAAGGAAAGCCATGCTGACACTAAACTGGTGTTGCTTACAGTAGTGATCACTGCGAGAAAGCGTGGATGAGTAAGAGCTGGGCTTAAGGCTAAGATCTGGACAGGATCCTGTGAGTCCTGGAGCTCTGTGAGGGGAGGTGAgctgggggctcctggggaCTGCTGGGCCACCAGTGCTCGCACCAGCAGGGCACTGTCACTCAGTACCCAGTCAAGGCAAGCAATGTAGGGCTGGAGACTGTGACCAGAGGGAGCTGAAAGCCCTGGCACTGTGGTTTAGGCTAAAGCCAAAAGGTCAGCAGGCAGCTTGAGACCTCATGTAGCCACTTGGCCAAGAACGGGCAGCATTATGCACtgatttccttgttttcttgttgGATTTCAGGGAGATTATAGTGTTATTATAGAAGCATTCTCTGATGATTCTGAGAAGAATATGGTCATGTGCGTGAATTACACCATGATAGTGAAGAAAGATTCTTTCTGAACGTGAcagacatttcaaataaatccaGGACACAGAGGCTGATTCTGCAAGCAACTGGAATCCAATCTAGGAAATATGAAACACTCTAATTTTCCTGAGGTAGAAAACATCATCTTCTGTGTGGAAAGCTACGAGATGGAGAGTCTTAGCCATTCATAGCATGGCTGCAATAGGATCCTCAGTCAATGCACACTAAATCTCTTGGAATCAGGCATCCCGATGATCCCACAAGATAACTCCATGTGGATATCAGAGAGCCACGTTTCAGTGTGGTGCCTTGAGTTATGAAAAAGCCAAGTACTTCAGGCTATGCTAAACAAACATAAGAATTTTTGAAGCCTTGAAGTGCAAGAACTAGAAGTTTGCCAGTACTCAACTTGAAATATAACAGCATTTGAATCTGGAAACACTgtgggttttttcttttgtctttctttttctttttctttcctttttttttttttttctttttttttttctttttctttcttttaacaatAAAATTTGTTAGTACAATCAGCTTGTGAAAACACCTTTATTCTTGGTCCTCTTCTGATGATTTTTAGAGGTTTCCTAATGTTCCACTCCGTCTGCATGGAGCTGAAGAAGAGGAGCAACAATCTGTTACATGGCTGATAATAAAATCCAAAGTGAAGTATGTTTCCAGTTGCACTAATCCAGTAAACCTGAGTTCAGGCAACCAGAGCTATAACCATCACCACACAGGCTCTTAGcctgtttttatgttttgttgaGCAAAGAGCTAAAAATCTGCTGGGCAGAGAACCCCTAGGCTGTCTCCTTCAGAAACAGGAGGGTAGTCCTTGCTCTACAGGCCGAACTTTTTCTCAGTTAccaaaagcaaatcaaaaggTCTTACTGTGGCTTCTGCTTCTTGCGTAGCTCAGTGCTCAGTGCAcaccttccctccctgctgcacctCTGTGCTCGAGACCTTCCACAAGACTTTGATGGAGGGAAAGAACTGGTCTTTAGGAAGAGAACCAGAACTCCTTCAGGTCTCGTGGCCCTTTGGTGTCATGCACGGAGAAGGACAGCAGACTGGTGCAGTGTGCAAGGGCTTCCTGCTTTCAGACAGGTACCGTACTTACAGCATCAGGACGCTGTGTCCTCTTCTCATACTCAGTTTGTAGGTTTAATGAATTAAGACACTTTTTCCCACTCGCGTCCCCGTGCTGATGCTGTGCGTTGTGCTGGCCGCTAGGTCGTGCTGTGTCTGGCGGATTGCTTCAAAATGTCCGAAAACGTGAAAACGTGAAAACAGGAACCACCCACCCCTCCCTCAGGGTGCTGAATAGCAAACGTAAACATTAGCAGAAGCAAAGCTTTTAATCCCACTTTAGAATATTTCAAGTTGGGCatcaggatatatatatatatatatatatataaacacatgcacacaaatataGTTAGTCCATTTACAATAGTTTCAAAACAGCTAGTTTGGCAATCTAAGGCAAAGTCACCAggaatcaataaaaatataagagaTAGAACTGCATTACAGCTGGAGACAAGAAGTCACAATGACATCCAAGTGGCAGTAGAAAACATCTGTGATACAGTCAGTCCACAGACCATGACAGGAGCAGCCCATCACTGTGTTACTGCTTGCATTTGAATGAAATTACTGGCGTTATAAAGTTTCCTCTTAATCTAAAATAGCAGCCAAAAAGACTGATAACCAAGTTCTACTTTTCCTCTTCTATTTTGCTTGTTAGTATTACCTGCTCAGGGAACAATTTTACTTACTAGGTTGATCTCTTGTACTTATTTCACAGAAGTGTCCAACAGCCACCAGATGAAACCTCAAAAGGGTTTTTAGTGACAGTGTTCTGAGATTTTGTCCTGAATTATTTTGGAGGTtagatgaaatgttttatttattaagtagCAGGTGCCACAGGTAGGAGAAACTAACAGCTACTGGGAACCAAATATATTCATGTGccccatgtttgtttttttcataaacacaaGTTTCAATGCCTTATAAATATTACAGACATTTACAGTATATGCTGAGGTAGAATTAGAATTTCTGTATCTACATAGGGATGTTTACAGATAAACATATTCATTCAGCAGCTTACATTGCAGACCTTTATAGTGTAGCTCCAGCTGAAGGGTTATGGTTACACATGCCAGCAGCTAGGATTGCGAGGCGGAGAGCAGGAGCCACAACTTTATAAAGCCAAGACCTTTCAAAGGCCTCCAGCCTCTCTCCTGCACATGATCGAAGGTTTCCACTCACTGCAGTATTGTTGCCTGCCGTTATGTGCTCCCTTGTGTGCAAGAGGAGACAGAATTTCTGTAGGGTGAGAGATCATACAGGCAGCTTGCCCTGACATTGCCCAGGTACCGTGgtgtgcacagagcagcagaaggcaaAGCTTTGCTCTGTGTATCTTGttctccaggagctgctgctacagtgcttttcttccttctcttgttGCCTGTAGTTGACAAAAGTTGTCATTTAACTTGCCTCCTTTCCAATTTTTTCTGAGTCCACACCCAGGACTCTCCAACAAAGAGGAGTCTATTTAGGATGAGGGAGATTGCTTGGATTCAATAAAGACtggtctgaatttttcttttcttccacttaTTGGGTCAGCAAACATTGatccatttttttcacttcttcatCTCCTGGCTCTTTCCTCACTCATTCAGAATTTGAGTGGTGTGAATGCTGTGAAGTAAGCCATTCACTAAATACTCCTGCCTTAAAACATTCAATGAGAAATACAGGTTCTGATATATCTGTATTTTGCCAAGAGTTCCAGTGAGCTGTGCAAACCCCCACTCCCCAGCTATAAGCCTAAACAAATCGAGGAAGGCCTGGTGTGCAGCTATAGCATGAAACTAATATCTAAAACCTTCacaaatctctctttttctctatctcattactgttgtttttaagcGGCTGTCAGGATTTGCTGCAGATgggaaaatagcttttcttcaCCCCCTCACCCTCTGTCACCAAATATGTAATTATCAGAAGAAGCAGTTcctgtaaaatgtgtttttcaataaGAGTGCACACATTCTGAGCTGTGTTATTATGGTTTCATTTGATAAAAACAGTAAAGCACACATAATTTTACACAGGAGAAGTCCTGCTGACCAGAGTAATGTACACATTTGCTGGCTCAAGTTGTAACATCATTTGGGAtggaggcagaaagaaaattccagaTAACTGAGGTTTTACAAAAGCATATCTTGTTTCTAGGGGTGTTTGGAAAGATGAAAGCCATCACTCAGTCACCAGTTGGCTTGGCTGGTCAAAAGCACACATAGTTCTCCTGAGGGAATAAACTGTATGGTGCCTACAGCAAgaaggagttggacttgatgatgcAAGAGATAGGTCCTGATGTGCGCTACAGGCATCAAAAGAGAAACATAGCAGCATTAATCCCttttgcacatatatatatatatatttctctgtgGAAAATGCTAGTAATTGCCTTTGAAGCATCAGTGTAGCGCACTGTGCTGAGTAACCTCAGCTGCTGCATTCTGCCCATGTGAGCCTGCCAGCACAGTGAGTTCAGGGACAGC
Proteins encoded in this window:
- the LY96 gene encoding lymphocyte antigen 96; amino-acid sequence: MFGLVFFILFTPGVSGFFCTSSDLEMSYTFCDSAAHDFMFNVTPCTMLNTSIWHAALTWVPKSDIAFLKVVFTVWYDGAKALHWKEILCSGADDEYYVCETLKGETIATTFDIKGKRTIFPKGDYSVIIEAFSDDSEKNMVMCVNYTMIVKKDSF